Proteins encoded by one window of Roseibium sp. Sym1:
- a CDS encoding GFA family protein produces MTVNLPIRGACHCGSVSYELKVRPRFAISCNCSICRRLGAVWGHGDVGEAEITCEPGATLGYSHGDRELVFHTCKTCGSTTHWEAVAGPKKGRVTVNLNLAELGTVEAVGLRHFDGAETWTFLD; encoded by the coding sequence ATGACGGTGAACTTGCCGATCAGGGGAGCGTGTCATTGCGGCTCGGTTTCCTATGAACTGAAAGTGCGGCCGCGGTTCGCGATCTCCTGCAATTGCTCGATCTGCCGGCGTCTGGGGGCGGTCTGGGGACACGGTGACGTTGGCGAGGCCGAGATAACCTGCGAACCCGGCGCGACACTGGGCTATTCCCATGGCGACCGGGAGCTGGTGTTCCACACCTGCAAGACCTGCGGCAGCACCACGCATTGGGAAGCCGTGGCGGGGCCGAAAAAGGGCCGTGTCACCGTCAACCTGAACCTGGCGGAACTCGGCACTGTCGAAGCCGTGGGTCTGCGCCATTTCGACGGCGCCGAGACCTGGACGTTCCTGGACTAG
- the gatB gene encoding Asp-tRNA(Asn)/Glu-tRNA(Gln) amidotransferase subunit GatB encodes MTIVDVRTPDPKKFIKGATGDWEIVIGMEVHAQVTSEAKLFSGASTEFGKDPNGNVSLVDAAMPGMLPVINEECVRQAIRTGLGLKAEINLKSVFDRKNYFYPDLPQGYQISQFKQPIVGEGKILLDMPDEQVEIGVERLHLEQDAGKSLHDQHPSMSFVDLNRSGVALMEIVSKPDLRSSDEAKAYLTKLRTILRYLGTCDGNMDQGSMRADVNVSVRRPGGDFGTRCEIKNVNSIRFVGQAIEYEARRQVAILEDGGSIDQETRLFDAVKGETRSMRSKEEAHDYRYFPDPDLLPLEYTQEFVDALAENLPELPDDKKNRFVSDYGLTVYDADILVAEKASADFFEDVAKGRDAKLAANWVINELFGRLNKEGTDLADSPVSAAQLGSIVDLIKDGVISGKIAKDLFEIVWTEGGDPAAIVEERGMMQVTDLGAIEAIVDEIIGANPDKVEQAKAKPGLLGWFVGQVMKQSQGKANPQAVSDMLKQKIGLE; translated from the coding sequence ATGACGATTGTCGACGTACGCACACCCGATCCGAAGAAATTCATCAAGGGCGCGACCGGCGACTGGGAAATCGTGATCGGCATGGAGGTCCATGCCCAGGTCACGTCAGAAGCCAAGCTCTTTTCCGGTGCCTCGACCGAATTCGGCAAGGATCCCAACGGCAATGTCAGCCTCGTGGATGCCGCCATGCCGGGAATGCTGCCGGTGATCAACGAGGAATGCGTACGCCAGGCGATCCGCACCGGCCTTGGTCTGAAGGCAGAGATCAACCTGAAATCCGTGTTCGACCGCAAGAACTATTTCTACCCGGACCTGCCGCAGGGCTACCAGATCTCCCAGTTCAAGCAGCCGATTGTCGGCGAAGGCAAGATCCTGCTCGACATGCCGGACGAGCAGGTCGAGATCGGTGTCGAGCGCCTGCATCTGGAACAGGACGCCGGCAAGTCGCTGCACGACCAGCACCCGTCCATGTCCTTTGTCGACCTGAACCGCTCGGGCGTCGCGCTGATGGAAATCGTTTCCAAGCCGGACCTGCGCTCCTCCGACGAGGCCAAGGCCTATCTCACCAAGCTGCGCACCATCCTGCGCTATCTGGGCACCTGCGACGGCAACATGGACCAGGGCTCCATGCGCGCCGACGTCAACGTGTCTGTCCGCCGTCCGGGCGGCGACTTCGGCACGCGCTGCGAGATCAAGAACGTCAACTCGATCCGCTTCGTCGGCCAGGCCATCGAATATGAGGCCCGCCGCCAGGTTGCGATCCTGGAAGACGGCGGCAGCATCGATCAGGAGACGCGCCTGTTCGATGCGGTCAAGGGCGAGACCCGGTCCATGCGCTCTAAGGAAGAAGCGCATGACTACCGCTATTTCCCGGATCCGGACCTGCTGCCGCTGGAATACACGCAGGAATTCGTCGACGCGCTGGCCGAGAACCTGCCTGAACTTCCGGACGACAAGAAGAACCGCTTTGTCAGTGACTACGGCCTGACCGTCTACGACGCCGATATCCTGGTGGCCGAGAAGGCCTCCGCGGATTTCTTCGAGGACGTGGCCAAGGGCCGCGATGCCAAGCTCGCCGCCAACTGGGTGATCAACGAACTGTTCGGCCGCCTCAACAAGGAAGGCACGGACCTGGCCGACAGCCCGGTTTCGGCCGCCCAGCTCGGATCGATTGTCGACCTGATCAAGGACGGCGTCATTTCCGGCAAGATCGCCAAGGACCTGTTCGAGATCGTCTGGACCGAAGGCGGCGACCCGGCGGCGATCGTCGAGGAACGCGGTATGATGCAGGTCACCGACCTCGGCGCGATCGAGGCGATCGTCGACGAGATCATCGGCGCCAACCCGGACAAGGTTGAGCAGGCCAAGGCAAAGCCGGGCCTGCTGGGCTGGTTTGTCGGCCAAGTGATGAAACAGTCCCAGGGCAAGGCCAACCCTCAGGCCGTCAGCGACATGCTGAAGCAGAAGATCGGCCTGGAATAA
- a CDS encoding EscU/YscU/HrcU family type III secretion system export apparatus switch protein, whose translation MSQGDKDKKLAVALKYENEGAPVVTAKGAGSVAEQIERLAKEAGVPIEQNPMMAEALSQIEIDQEIPIELYQAVAVLIGFIMRTGEAQHPPRP comes from the coding sequence GTGAGCCAGGGAGACAAGGACAAGAAACTTGCGGTTGCCCTCAAATACGAGAACGAGGGCGCACCGGTGGTCACTGCCAAGGGCGCGGGCTCCGTGGCCGAGCAGATCGAGCGTCTGGCGAAGGAGGCGGGTGTTCCCATCGAACAGAACCCGATGATGGCGGAGGCCCTCTCGCAGATCGAAATCGACCAGGAAATCCCGATCGAACTCTACCAGGCGGTCGCCGTCCTGATCGGCTTCATCATGCGCACTGGCGAGGCGCAGCACCCGCCGCGTCCCTGA
- the fliK gene encoding flagellar hook-length control protein FliK, with protein MASTPAAQSAVLTATPPTGAQTGAQGPALATLTAGTGGLGQQQGAAPVRILNGQPYQQLGSQPLGGAGPATSGHQVLAGKPEPAAQVAGALQKPLAEQQAGLTSLFAQVGSLMSAQGAGNVALPDAVVKAMQQILGLRLNLSGGASAGDLQQAVRQSGQFREAQLALPGSGTGAVPDLKSALLSFKSLLQQLGARPEIARPAGQPAAPSRHAAPQGQAQQVASGYWAGAAPQNLQALLKETDAALARLRLTQLSNTGLTRDSAPQATAKPMDLVLELPLAIGQETAVMQMQIGRDGAGNQTGDEAEPAWRLRFALDLTATGPLEAAISLRGGGTYASLWVDRKDTFDNLNAVRETMEAAFADAGLDLQELRLIRGLPPRTAAYYGNMIDRQS; from the coding sequence GTGGCTTCCACACCGGCCGCGCAATCTGCGGTCTTGACTGCCACACCCCCGACCGGCGCACAAACCGGCGCACAGGGGCCTGCGCTGGCGACCCTGACCGCGGGAACCGGTGGTCTCGGCCAGCAACAAGGTGCTGCGCCGGTCCGGATCCTGAACGGGCAACCCTATCAGCAGCTGGGCAGTCAGCCGCTTGGCGGCGCTGGTCCGGCAACTTCGGGACATCAGGTCCTGGCCGGCAAACCGGAGCCGGCGGCGCAGGTCGCCGGCGCCCTGCAGAAGCCCCTGGCCGAGCAGCAGGCCGGTCTCACGAGCCTGTTTGCCCAGGTCGGCAGCCTGATGAGTGCTCAAGGTGCCGGAAATGTCGCCCTGCCGGATGCGGTGGTCAAGGCCATGCAGCAGATCCTGGGCTTGCGGCTGAACCTGTCTGGCGGGGCAAGCGCGGGCGACCTGCAGCAGGCGGTACGCCAGTCGGGCCAGTTTCGCGAGGCGCAGCTGGCGCTACCGGGCAGCGGGACTGGAGCGGTGCCGGATCTCAAATCCGCTCTGTTGTCCTTCAAGTCCCTGCTTCAGCAGCTGGGCGCCCGGCCTGAAATAGCCCGGCCCGCCGGGCAGCCCGCGGCGCCGTCCCGCCACGCGGCGCCCCAGGGGCAGGCACAACAGGTGGCGAGCGGTTACTGGGCGGGCGCGGCTCCGCAAAATCTCCAGGCCTTGTTGAAGGAAACCGACGCAGCCCTTGCGCGCCTGCGTCTGACGCAATTGTCGAACACCGGCCTGACCAGGGACAGTGCCCCGCAGGCGACGGCCAAGCCCATGGATCTGGTGCTCGAGCTGCCTCTGGCGATAGGCCAGGAAACGGCGGTCATGCAGATGCAGATCGGCCGGGATGGTGCGGGAAATCAGACCGGGGACGAGGCTGAGCCTGCCTGGCGACTGAGATTCGCGCTCGACCTGACCGCGACCGGTCCGCTTGAAGCCGCGATCAGCCTGCGCGGCGGCGGTACCTATGCCAGTCTCTGGGTGGACCGCAAGGACACCTTCGACAATCTGAACGCGGTGCGGGAGACGATGGAAGCGGCCTTTGCGGATGCCGGGCTGGATCTGCAGGAATTGCGGCTGATCCGCGGTCTGCCGCCCAGAACCGCTGCCTATTACGGCAACATGATCGATCGGCAGTCTTGA
- a CDS encoding DUF6455 family protein: MDRLNERAELMGRMLDTIGAMKYMPSGAQSQAVMRSAAYRCINCSETDACRTWLEQHPDGAEHPLDQCPNAALFNSWLDN, from the coding sequence ATGGATCGCCTGAATGAACGCGCCGAACTGATGGGCAGGATGCTCGATACAATCGGTGCCATGAAGTACATGCCTTCGGGGGCGCAGTCGCAGGCCGTCATGCGGTCTGCCGCCTATCGCTGCATCAACTGCTCGGAAACGGACGCCTGCCGAACGTGGCTGGAGCAGCACCCGGACGGGGCTGAACACCCGCTCGACCAATGCCCGAACGCCGCACTTTTCAACAGCTGGCTGGACAACTGA
- a CDS encoding phosphatidylglycerophosphatase — MMTLSETWYDLIGLSGLLNPFALLIGAYLGWRADRAQKLWIAGFAAAALSLILEAAVGMLQLPLPISQDAGALAMFPFRFVGGALASGLAFWLSRRRKHG; from the coding sequence ATGATGACCCTCTCGGAAACCTGGTACGACCTGATCGGACTGTCCGGTCTCTTGAACCCGTTTGCGCTCCTGATCGGGGCCTATCTGGGGTGGCGCGCCGACCGTGCGCAAAAATTGTGGATCGCGGGTTTCGCCGCCGCCGCGCTTTCACTCATTCTCGAGGCCGCGGTCGGCATGCTGCAATTGCCGCTACCCATCTCCCAGGATGCGGGCGCCCTGGCAATGTTTCCCTTCAGATTTGTCGGAGGCGCGCTGGCCTCCGGCCTGGCGTTCTGGCTCAGCCGGCGCCGGAAGCACGGTTGA
- a CDS encoding YjhX family toxin, with protein MDISKAEQRVLHLLAQGGHILVEKDEDGRIVTYDTVTREGWFWGGCTQRLFRKLKYMRYISSKNGGPYRITQLGLRRVRSQLNNR; from the coding sequence ATGGACATTTCCAAGGCCGAGCAGCGGGTCCTGCACCTGCTGGCTCAAGGCGGCCATATCCTCGTGGAAAAGGACGAGGACGGCCGTATCGTCACGTATGACACCGTCACCCGCGAAGGCTGGTTCTGGGGAGGTTGTACTCAGAGACTGTTCCGCAAGCTCAAATACATGCGGTATATCTCCTCGAAAAACGGCGGTCCCTACCGCATAACCCAACTGGGTCTCAGGAGGGTTCGGTCACAGCTCAACAACCGGTAA
- the soxR gene encoding redox-sensitive transcriptional activator SoxR — protein MKGTDPLSIGELAERTGLSVSAIRFYEDRGLVHPSRNAGGQRRFLRADIRRLSFVLVAQEFGFSIAEIAEQLKRLPEGRAPTKADWTRISREFRAHLDQRIARMTALRDKLDSCIGCGCLSLKSCRLYNAGDAAANKGRGPRYLLGDRPDVAG, from the coding sequence ATGAAAGGGACCGATCCTCTGTCCATCGGTGAACTGGCTGAGCGGACCGGGCTTTCAGTCTCTGCGATCCGGTTCTACGAGGACAGGGGGCTGGTGCACCCGAGCCGGAACGCCGGCGGCCAAAGACGGTTTCTGCGGGCCGACATCCGGCGGCTTTCCTTCGTGCTTGTGGCACAGGAATTCGGGTTTTCGATTGCCGAGATCGCGGAGCAGCTCAAGCGCCTGCCCGAAGGCAGGGCACCAACCAAGGCGGACTGGACCAGGATCAGCCGGGAGTTTCGCGCCCATCTCGATCAGCGTATTGCACGCATGACGGCGCTACGGGACAAGCTGGATTCATGCATCGGCTGCGGCTGCCTCTCACTGAAGTCCTGCCGGCTCTACAATGCCGGCGACGCCGCGGCCAACAAGGGCCGCGGGCCGCGTTATCTGCTCGGTGACCGGCCGGATGTGGCCGGATGA
- a CDS encoding VOC family protein, protein MSTAFLEHVNITVSDPDATAKRLEAWFGWKVRWKGASLGGGTTYHIGNETSYIAAYTPPEPPNRSDAVSYHTHGGLNHVAVVVDDLDATEERIKAGGYRTHNHGDYEPGRRFYFDDDDGIEFEVVSYTS, encoded by the coding sequence ATGAGCACGGCATTTCTGGAGCATGTGAACATCACCGTCAGCGACCCGGACGCGACGGCCAAGCGGCTGGAGGCCTGGTTCGGCTGGAAGGTGCGCTGGAAGGGCGCCAGCCTCGGTGGCGGAACGACCTATCATATCGGCAACGAAACCAGCTATATCGCCGCCTATACGCCACCCGAACCGCCGAACCGGTCCGACGCGGTCAGCTACCACACCCACGGCGGTCTCAATCACGTCGCCGTTGTGGTCGACGATCTGGACGCCACGGAAGAACGGATCAAGGCCGGCGGTTACAGGACCCACAATCACGGCGACTACGAGCCCGGGCGCCGGTTTTATTTCGACGACGACGACGGCATCGAATTCGAGGTGGTCAGCTACACGTCCTGA
- a CDS encoding HlyD family secretion protein: MFELLFCSLLTILPDFLIRRFVQGKRIGHEITLYSVWYELRYGIVLCLMLTVALITLIFYYHPTATSAVSSFRTVPILPEGSGRVVETYVPRELEVEVKAGDPIFRLDSTRQEADVVTAEQQVAETRGELALAQSELAVVTAQVEQAQASLKQAQDELDTRQELFQRNANVVSERDIEKLQNTVDARSGGLRAAQANQELVETKINVSLPAKLKSAEARLNEAQVELAKMTVYAGVDGTVSQFILRKGDIVNPFMRPAGVLIPADAQRERIIAGFGQIEAQVLKEGMVAEAFCGAVPFTIIPLVVTEVQTQIASGQVNAGGQLVDTSQSVKPATITTMLEPLYEDGLEELPPGAICIVNAYTSNHDRLTSGEPLGTGEFIFLHAVDTVGLVHAMLLRLQALLFPIQTLVLTGH; the protein is encoded by the coding sequence ATGTTTGAGCTTCTGTTCTGTTCGCTTCTCACCATCCTGCCGGACTTCCTGATCCGCCGATTTGTCCAGGGAAAGCGCATCGGTCATGAAATCACGCTTTATTCGGTCTGGTACGAGCTGCGCTACGGCATCGTCCTGTGCCTGATGCTGACCGTCGCTCTGATCACGCTGATCTTCTACTACCATCCGACCGCGACCTCGGCAGTGTCGTCCTTCCGGACGGTGCCGATCCTGCCCGAAGGTTCCGGCCGTGTGGTCGAGACCTATGTCCCGCGCGAGCTGGAGGTCGAGGTCAAGGCAGGCGACCCGATCTTCAGGCTGGACAGCACGCGTCAGGAGGCCGACGTGGTGACGGCCGAACAGCAGGTCGCCGAGACAAGGGGCGAACTGGCACTGGCGCAAAGCGAACTGGCGGTGGTGACCGCGCAGGTCGAACAGGCGCAGGCCTCGCTGAAACAGGCACAGGACGAGCTCGACACGCGGCAGGAACTGTTCCAGCGCAACGCCAATGTGGTCAGCGAGCGGGACATCGAGAAACTGCAGAACACGGTCGATGCCAGGTCCGGCGGACTGCGGGCCGCCCAGGCCAACCAGGAACTCGTCGAGACCAAGATCAACGTGTCTCTGCCGGCAAAGCTGAAAAGCGCCGAGGCGCGCCTCAACGAGGCGCAGGTGGAACTGGCGAAGATGACCGTCTATGCCGGTGTCGACGGAACGGTCAGCCAGTTCATTCTGCGCAAGGGTGACATCGTCAATCCGTTCATGCGGCCGGCCGGTGTTCTGATCCCCGCCGATGCGCAGCGGGAGCGGATCATCGCCGGGTTTGGCCAGATCGAGGCCCAGGTCCTGAAGGAAGGCATGGTCGCGGAAGCATTCTGCGGGGCAGTGCCCTTCACCATCATCCCTTTGGTGGTGACCGAAGTGCAGACCCAGATTGCCTCTGGACAGGTCAATGCGGGCGGACAGCTGGTCGATACCAGCCAATCCGTGAAGCCGGCAACGATCACCACGATGCTGGAACCGCTCTACGAGGACGGGCTGGAAGAGCTTCCCCCCGGCGCCATCTGCATCGTCAACGCCTATACCAGCAACCATGACCGGCTGACATCGGGTGAACCGCTCGGCACAGGCGAGTTCATCTTCCTGCACGCGGTCGATACGGTCGGCCTGGTGCACGCCATGCTGCTGCGTCTTCAGGCGCTGCTGTTCCCGATCCAGACACTGGTGCTCACCGGGCACTGA
- a CDS encoding SDR family NAD(P)-dependent oxidoreductase has protein sequence MLEADLKLDSSLSAIVTGGASGLGAATARMLAAEGVRVTLFDRNAEDGSAVASEIHGIFADVDVTDQASVEAGFETARSAHGQERILVNCAGIAPVAKTTSRGEPHPMDMFEKVIGVNLIGSFRCISIAATGMAALEPVTPDGGRGVIVSTASVAAFDGQIGQVAYAASKAGVAGMTLPVARDLSKSGIRVMTIAPGIFETPMLLGLSQEVQDSLGQQVPFPSRLGKATEYAQLVRSICENDMLNGETIRLDGAIRMAPR, from the coding sequence ATGTTGGAGGCTGACTTGAAACTGGATTCTTCTCTTTCGGCAATTGTCACAGGCGGTGCTTCGGGGCTGGGCGCGGCAACGGCGCGCATGCTCGCCGCCGAAGGCGTCAGGGTGACGCTGTTCGACCGCAACGCAGAAGATGGGAGCGCGGTGGCCTCCGAGATCCACGGCATCTTTGCGGATGTCGACGTCACCGACCAGGCCAGCGTTGAAGCCGGGTTCGAGACCGCGCGCAGCGCCCATGGGCAAGAGCGGATCCTCGTCAATTGCGCCGGTATTGCACCGGTCGCCAAAACGACGTCGCGCGGAGAACCCCATCCGATGGACATGTTCGAGAAGGTGATCGGTGTCAACCTGATCGGGTCCTTCCGCTGCATTTCGATCGCGGCAACGGGCATGGCGGCTCTTGAGCCGGTCACCCCGGACGGTGGGCGTGGCGTGATCGTCTCGACGGCCTCGGTCGCGGCCTTTGACGGCCAGATCGGCCAGGTTGCCTACGCAGCCTCGAAAGCCGGTGTCGCCGGCATGACGCTGCCTGTTGCGCGGGATCTTTCAAAATCGGGCATCCGCGTGATGACGATCGCACCCGGCATTTTCGAAACGCCGATGCTGCTCGGCCTGTCCCAGGAGGTCCAGGACTCTCTCGGTCAGCAGGTGCCGTTCCCCTCCCGGCTCGGCAAGGCGACGGAATATGCCCAGCTGGTCCGGTCCATCTGCGAGAATGACATGCTCAACGGCGAGACCATCCGTCTCGACGGTGCAATCCGCATGGCTCCGCGGTGA
- a CDS encoding arylsulfatase, with product MLKVFSSAALALFLASGPVMAQEPDKPNILVIWGDDVGMWNISAYHRGMMCCETPNIDRIADEGLLFMDHYAHASCTAGRAAFITGQYPIRTGLSTVGLPGAPQGLQPEDPTLAEMLKPLGYRTGQFGKNHLGDRDEHLPTAHGFDEFFGILYHLNAGEYVEQDDYPAEAFEEAGLAQRGVIHSFAADQGGAQKIEDLGGFGQERQRVLDQEVLEESLRFIRDAVAADEPFFVWHNTTRMHYRTNLSEEYDGITGTGSVYADGMVELDDDVGELLDLVDELGIADNTVVIFSTDNGAPTNSWPDGGNQPFRGDKGVGGYEGAFKVPAMIRWPNLVKPGTTTGELVTMEDWVPTIMAQLGQPGLKEDLLGGTEIGGTDYRVHLDGYDQTPVLTGEGPSNRKEFFFFSETTFHGLRFGEWKFLFTQQDKWFNGVQEQITTPLITRLDLDPFERFHESRGFDEWQENRSWALGPASAIVARFFSSFEDYPPRQKSLDFDTESIMDTMMDPNAR from the coding sequence ATGTTGAAAGTTTTTTCCTCTGCAGCCCTGGCCTTGTTTCTTGCCTCCGGCCCAGTCATGGCGCAAGAGCCGGACAAACCGAACATTCTCGTGATCTGGGGGGATGATGTCGGCATGTGGAACATCTCGGCCTATCACCGCGGGATGATGTGTTGCGAGACACCGAACATCGACCGCATCGCGGACGAGGGTCTGCTGTTCATGGACCATTATGCGCATGCGTCCTGCACGGCGGGAAGAGCGGCCTTTATCACGGGCCAGTACCCGATCCGGACAGGCCTTTCGACGGTCGGCCTCCCGGGTGCGCCGCAAGGGCTCCAGCCTGAGGACCCGACCCTCGCCGAGATGCTGAAACCGCTCGGCTATCGCACCGGGCAATTCGGCAAGAACCACCTCGGCGACCGTGACGAGCATCTGCCGACGGCGCACGGTTTCGATGAATTCTTCGGCATCCTCTATCACCTGAACGCCGGCGAATATGTCGAACAGGACGACTATCCCGCAGAGGCATTCGAGGAAGCCGGACTGGCACAACGGGGCGTTATTCATTCCTTTGCGGCCGACCAGGGAGGCGCGCAGAAAATTGAGGACCTGGGAGGTTTCGGCCAGGAACGTCAGCGCGTGCTTGACCAGGAAGTCCTGGAAGAAAGCCTCCGGTTCATCCGGGACGCCGTGGCCGCCGACGAACCGTTTTTCGTATGGCACAACACGACACGGATGCATTACCGGACCAATCTGAGCGAGGAATATGACGGCATCACAGGCACGGGAAGCGTCTATGCCGACGGCATGGTCGAACTTGATGACGATGTCGGCGAATTGCTGGACCTTGTCGACGAACTGGGCATTGCCGACAACACTGTGGTGATCTTCTCCACCGACAATGGTGCCCCGACAAACAGCTGGCCGGACGGCGGCAACCAGCCTTTCCGCGGCGACAAGGGTGTCGGCGGCTACGAGGGGGCCTTCAAGGTGCCGGCGATGATACGCTGGCCGAACCTGGTCAAGCCCGGCACCACGACCGGTGAACTTGTCACCATGGAAGACTGGGTTCCGACCATCATGGCCCAGCTCGGACAGCCGGGCCTCAAGGAGGACCTGCTTGGCGGGACCGAGATCGGCGGCACCGACTACCGCGTCCATCTTGACGGTTACGACCAGACACCGGTCCTGACCGGCGAAGGCCCTTCCAATCGCAAGGAGTTCTTCTTCTTCTCGGAAACCACCTTCCACGGATTGCGGTTCGGCGAATGGAAGTTCCTGTTCACGCAGCAGGACAAGTGGTTCAACGGTGTCCAGGAGCAGATAACGACGCCCCTGATCACACGGCTCGACCTGGATCCGTTCGAGCGATTCCATGAAAGCAGGGGGTTCGACGAGTGGCAGGAAAACAGGTCCTGGGCGCTCGGCCCGGCGAGCGCCATTGTTGCCCGCTTCTTCTCGTCGTTCGAAGACTATCCGCCGCGCCAGAAGAGCCTCGATTTCGACACCGAGTCGATCATGGACACCATGATGGATCCCAACGCGCGCTGA
- a CDS encoding adenylate/guanylate cyclase domain-containing protein: MASFLNSVRYILRGGPPEAGLPDRIRDDIRAREASSEHLIGWVQLGIVLFFSTLYAIAPRAEGSAGFNFVPYALAAYFLFTVMRLVLSYRFELPQWYLLISILVDMSLLVGLIFSFHIQYGQHPTFYLKTPTLMYVFIFIGLRALRFDPRFVLTTGLVAVTGWLGLVFYAVFADMDHMRVTRNYVEYLTGNTILIGAELDKTMVILAVTIILSVALYRGRSMLFEATKDHAAAMDLRRFFAPEVAASITGADTELQAGEGSQRDAAILYADIRSFTSTSATLAPETVLAVLAEYQNLAVEVIVEEGGRVDKFLGDGILATFGAVHPSETYAADALRAANRLIECAEQAQDRFQSAGWPEQLRIGTAVSAGPVTVGVIGSKRRLEFTVIGDAVNRAAKLEDANKIQQSKALTDRTTFELARAQGYDIPLLEARPGEEVVGMRAPVDLVVLAR, encoded by the coding sequence ATGGCTTCATTTCTGAATTCTGTTAGATACATCCTGCGCGGTGGACCGCCCGAGGCCGGGTTGCCCGACCGGATCCGGGACGACATTCGCGCCCGGGAAGCCTCTTCGGAGCACCTGATCGGCTGGGTGCAGCTGGGCATCGTGCTGTTTTTCTCGACGCTCTATGCCATCGCGCCCCGGGCGGAAGGGTCCGCCGGGTTCAATTTCGTTCCCTACGCCCTGGCAGCCTATTTCCTGTTCACCGTGATGCGGCTGGTGCTGTCCTACCGCTTCGAGCTGCCGCAATGGTATCTGCTGATCTCGATCCTGGTCGACATGAGCCTGCTGGTCGGGCTGATCTTTTCCTTCCACATCCAGTATGGCCAGCACCCGACCTTCTACCTGAAGACGCCCACGCTGATGTATGTGTTCATCTTCATCGGACTGAGAGCGCTCCGTTTCGATCCGCGCTTCGTCCTGACCACCGGCCTTGTCGCGGTGACCGGCTGGCTCGGGCTGGTCTTCTATGCGGTGTTCGCGGACATGGACCACATGCGCGTCACCCGCAACTATGTCGAATACCTGACCGGAAACACCATCCTGATCGGCGCCGAACTGGACAAGACCATGGTCATTCTCGCCGTCACCATCATCCTGTCCGTTGCGCTTTACCGGGGGCGGTCGATGCTGTTCGAGGCGACAAAGGATCATGCCGCGGCGATGGACCTGCGCCGGTTCTTTGCTCCCGAAGTCGCCGCGTCCATCACCGGGGCGGACACCGAACTGCAGGCCGGCGAAGGCAGCCAGCGCGATGCGGCAATCCTTTATGCCGACATCCGCTCCTTCACCTCGACCTCCGCGACACTGGCACCGGAAACCGTTCTGGCCGTGCTGGCGGAATATCAGAACCTTGCGGTCGAGGTGATCGTCGAGGAGGGGGGGCGCGTCGACAAGTTCCTCGGCGACGGTATCCTGGCGACCTTCGGCGCGGTCCATCCTTCCGAGACCTATGCGGCCGACGCCCTCAGGGCGGCCAACCGCCTGATCGAATGCGCCGAACAGGCGCAGGACCGGTTCCAGTCTGCCGGTTGGCCGGAGCAATTGCGCATTGGTACGGCAGTCTCGGCCGGACCGGTCACGGTCGGGGTGATCGGCTCGAAGCGGCGGCTCGAATTCACGGTGATCGGTGATGCCGTCAACAGGGCGGCCAAACTGGAGGATGCCAACAAGATCCAGCAGTCGAAGGCGCTCACCGACAGGACAACCTTCGAGCTGGCACGGGCACAGGGCTATGACATTCCGCTCCTCGAGGCCCGCCCGGGGGAAGAGGTCGTCGGCATGCGGGCTCCGGTCGATCTTGTCGTTCTCGCCCGGTAG
- a CDS encoding GFA family protein: MKFSGKCLCGAIGYDADGPPVVVAQCHCEECRRLSGTGHSIGAMFPAKAVRIHGDLHEYRYTSAKGSKVTKASCATCGSPIYGTNTRSPDYLTLTLGSMDEAAGLEVQVVVFERDKPHWDQLPEDTVCFETQPDWQPDT; this comes from the coding sequence ATGAAGTTTTCGGGAAAATGCCTTTGTGGCGCGATTGGCTACGATGCGGATGGACCGCCGGTCGTTGTGGCCCAATGTCACTGCGAAGAATGCCGCCGCCTGAGTGGAACCGGCCACTCGATTGGAGCCATGTTCCCCGCCAAAGCGGTCAGGATCCACGGCGACCTCCACGAATACAGATACACATCGGCAAAGGGCTCAAAAGTGACCAAAGCGTCCTGCGCGACATGTGGCAGCCCGATATATGGCACGAATACGCGTTCACCCGACTATCTGACTTTGACACTCGGCTCGATGGATGAGGCCGCCGGCCTGGAAGTTCAGGTCGTGGTTTTCGAGCGTGACAAACCGCACTGGGACCAATTGCCGGAGGACACCGTCTGTTTCGAAACTCAACCGGACTGGCAGCCCGACACCTGA